The Danio aesculapii chromosome 22, fDanAes4.1, whole genome shotgun sequence genomic sequence ATAGtatacacacttattaatgattcccacttgtcttcctcgtgatgaagagtaagcaaaatctgatatgtagtgggggaaaaaggAAGAATGTGTTCAtaagacgctggattcgaactgggttcatgatcgatcgcgtcaaaacatgttgccatgcgctttacgagctatGCCGCTCATGCTGATGTTGGTTGTGCTCTTTAGTTATATTGTCTCTGTCGATCAAACAGTGATGGGCGAGAATCACTCAACTAGCATATTCCAACAAGttgcgctatttgcacttagcctataTAGACACTTTAAAATCGGCATTTTTCCCCCCTTGCAGGGGCCCCAATTTCGCatgggcccctgggcctgtgcccataatgcccattggttaatccggccctgcgcaaatcagttacattcccacaTAAAAACGTACTCTCTAGTGTGAAAATGTTGtgcactttttatcaaattcatttaccCATTGAAGATAAAGTTGTTGCGTGTGTGGCTCTtctccacttatccaatatgttCATATGTCTTAAATATTCAGAAGCAGTGAGACAGCAAAACTGGCGTTATAGTTGGCATGAGATTCACACTTTTTTAAAGTACATCAGTAACTCCTCTGTAACTTTTTAGTttatgtccctgtaagaaaacatcataaataattggaaatccggcgaccgcaataatcaaacccccTCTGATCAAACCCTTTGGAACAAGTGTGGTCAAAACCAAAGTTCACAgcactgtgttctctggactcctctcaagtggtggacctctacattccgattgcttgcTGCCAAACTGCGTCATAACTCATTACCATATAATTGACGTTAATCCAACTCTCCTCGATGCCCACTTCGGCGAAGACGTGCCGCGCTGCTCCTCGCTGCTTATCGCCAacagctcccattgaaaatgaatgacttcagtctactttgacgctctcgctgctTACGGTGTGAACGCACATACTGTATGCAAAACCATTGAGGTGGAAACCATGTCGAGACCACATGACCTACCAAATATACTACttctactattattattgttattaacccCCTAATTATAAGATGCTTTTGGTGGCACCTAATACATTAATCATTGTTCACATATATGACCTACAGTTGGATTATTGGGAATGCCACATGAAACTTAAGTGTAATTAGTTTTTTATGCACATGCTAGGGTATACAtagacaaggcaaggcaagtttatttatatagcacatttcatacacagtggcaattcaaagtgctttacacaaacaggaataaaagaaacaagtataagaaaaataaaaacaaacaataaaaatggtttaaaaaaaataaaataaataagcataaaaacagataaaatgtgttataaaagaatgaaaaagaagaagactgaggacaggtgtgatgtgctctgatttcctggttctggtcagaattctggccgcagcgttctggatgagctgtaactgtctgactgtctttttggggaggccagtgaggaggccgttgcagtaatccaccctgctgctgataaaggcatgaacaagtttctctaagtcttcactggaaacaaagcatctgattcttgcaatgtttttgagatgatagtatgctgatttactaactgctttgacattactattgaaactcagatctgactccagagtcacaccaagatacatacagtgctcaataCAAATTGTGTCATCAGAATAGTAATGTTTAACCtaaataaacattacaataaataaataaataaatacaataaacaattCAAACCATGTGTATAATTTGTGCAGCTTGGTTTGAGTCATGTTTGCACTACTGACAACTAGATGTCACAGTCAGAAAATACTAAGAAGACGGACCAAAAATAGgaacaacaaactactgaagactGCAAAAACAAAATGGCACTTATGTTGCCAAGTGCATGGTATTGAGAGAATAAAAGATGGATGTACAACATCATTAGCGTTAACTCGCAGGACGCAGTCCATGCCACTATTGAAAATTGTTTATTTctttggatttgaacattctttaaaGCATTTGGGATCATTCAGCAAAATATAAATCATTGTTGTGTGGTTTACATATTTTGCTTTTAAGACTCATACTTCTGATATTGTGTGCTCCTACTGATGCCAGTACTGGTGGAGGTAATATCTTTATAAATCTCCCGTTTTTAGTCCTAATGACCTGTCAGAAGTTTTGGCAGCTGGAACCAAAGAGTCTCACGACAAAGCTGAGAATTCACCATTTGTCAAAGACTTCCTGAGGGGCAGAATTAAACGGGAACTTTTTAAGGTGAGGCTGTTGGTACTTTTGATGAATTACTTTTTACCATTCAAGAGTACACTATGTTCTGACCTTTATACTTTTGCCATTTTGTCATCTTGTCAACCCCAGCTTGGCACCACTGCCCTGTATTATGTTTATTCTGCCATTGAGGAGGAGATTGAGAAGGTTAAGGACCATGCAGTATTTGCCCCTCTCTATTTCCCCTCTGAGCTTCACCGGCAAGAGGCCTTGGCCAAAGATCTGGCGTATCTCTATGGTGAAGATTGGGAGAGCCAAATCTCCTGCTCTGCTGCCACACAGCCCTATGTAGACCGCATACATGAGGTGGGTCGCGATGACCCAGTTCTTTTGGTGGCACACGCATGGACCCGTTACATGGGTGACCTATCAGGAGGGCAGATTTTAAAGAAAGTGGCTCAGCGGGCCCTGAAACTGCCCCCGACCGGTGAAGGCTTGAACTTCTACCATTTTGAAGGCATCCACAACCCCACGGCCTTCAAGAGGCTGTACCGCAGCCGGATGAACGAGCTGGAAGTGGACGCAGAGACCAAAGACAAGCTGCTAGATGAAGCCAACCTGGCTTTTAAATTTAACTTGGATGTAAGAGGATATGCTGTCCATTTACTGGTTGAGATAATCAAATGATTATTGTACTTTTACATCCTTTTGTTTTCCGTCAGGTATTCACAGAGTTGCAGGAGATCGGGAAAGACATAGAAGAAGAAGTGCAGGACATTGGTCCCCATGCACATGGAGATATGGGTGGAGATATTAGTAAATGTCCATACTATGCTGCCAAAATGGGTAAGGACGTTGTTAGAAACGATATATACATTGGAGATCAAAACTTGAGAACATTGGTTTCAGACACTTTAGATCGGCTTGCCTTCTTGctaaagccctggtcagatcacacgattttggcATGATTTCAAATCGATTTCCTTGATGTAGGATGTTGTGGGAATTTGTAAATGACAAATGggcatcgtgacacaagattcaatcgtttcttctcctgtaatgtggcatagttcacgacaactgATACCATGCCTgcgtctagcatgtttaatttttttctcgttCTTCATGACGACACTGTGCAATAGCAGCACATAATTTCTTGGTTATCTCAGCAGGTGCTGCCATTTAATGcgctggtcaggtaatcaaaaaaataggctgcatatttacttatgggtgggtcacgggtggataagatcaatcgttggttatgcaaactttaactaccctttctaaaatattaaggtgttttaagtttctgagttctctcatccttctaacagagtttgttcttctgaggtaatcTGGTAAtatgttcagtgctgcgaatacattgtaaaagcatttcctgcttattcaaatttgtcattaatagtgaaaactgtttaatataggcttctctgaaactgtcaatatttcactttaattttagattaatattttatttaacaaaccagcaCAGTCTCACTGTAACTTTTGGTGCTGAAGCATATAgcagacttgttttgaagcacttcacctcaaagGTTATTCGTTATTCTTTTTTATCTAGTagttaactgaccaacaaaaaaaacattcaaattaagatacaaattaaagcaaacaaaattcatttcaaaaagatgttttttcaagaaaaatgtacaaattctatttttgtttgtgcccctccACTATGCTGTGCGCTGATGATTTGTTCcgctctgtggaaaataaggatttaattaatgcttcagtGCTTCACatctgctgatgtgctttcattttctccatctcactcgtgGCATGTTCAGGCAAGagagtgtttaataagcaacaatggcaggaaaatatacatttagatttaaaatatcttaatattaaaaagaaatcataagtttgatcctatccatgtcATAAGGAATGCCTTTAAATAATGTAAcctagttgtcagcaagcatcagtgtttactgagattgaaataaggcaaaaaaaaactaaattgagataagaaatataGTTATAGTAACACTTGTGACAGCTTTAGGAAATAACGCTCATCGTAGACTTCACAGGATGACTGATCATGAAGGAACGTGTATTCTGGCACATTTGTcacccacgacaagtcaagattttaatgAGACAATATCGCATAATCTGacatgtgatctgaccggggcttaagtCAGTGAAAACTGTAACACCAAATTTCAGATTACAGGAAATGTTCACCCAGAAATTTaaaaagtcatcatttactcatcctccacttgtcacaaaccttgAGTGTCCTTTTTTTTGGGTTGaccacaaaggaagatatactgaagaatgttggaacctGGCGGCCATTGACTGCCATTTTTAGTTCCTACTGTGGATGTGGTAGAATGGTtaacagtttccaacattctatgGACCTTATTCTGCGATGTGGAAGTAATAAACTTATATAATAAAAGctagtgtgttcatgactatacataaaaagtagattaACACAAttagaaaacatcagtttgcaacatcaagcagcataacaagctgtttttaacatctgtttggaagtgaatgagagtggAAGTCTCAAGTCAAAAAGATTTAATGGTTGCGCCTGCTTGtacttgaagaataaggtcaatagcttaacttgttttgtgtttaatataaaaaaattacataaatggtgaggaaatttctatttttggtgaactatccgttTAATGCTTATAACTGCTTTGGAGTTCTTCTGAATGTTTGCAATTCATGAAATCTGCACTTTTTAACTCATGTTAAGGGAACATCAAATAGGACTA encodes the following:
- the hmox2a gene encoding heme oxygenase 2a; translated protein: MMAADSAVSNGGENILTDSDDDILSPNDLSEVLAAGTKESHDKAENSPFVKDFLRGRIKRELFKLGTTALYYVYSAIEEEIEKVKDHAVFAPLYFPSELHRQEALAKDLAYLYGEDWESQISCSAATQPYVDRIHEVGRDDPVLLVAHAWTRYMGDLSGGQILKKVAQRALKLPPTGEGLNFYHFEGIHNPTAFKRLYRSRMNELEVDAETKDKLLDEANLAFKFNLDVFTELQEIGKDIEEEVQDIGPHAHGDMGGDISKCPYYAAKMAVSGNTTYACNFAKTLLRHSTVQVILATWVAAVAGLVAWYLM